TTACAAGGAAGCTATCTATGTCAAATTGCGAGCCTCTAATTCAACAGgtaaaaaatagagttaatAGTTGGAGCGCTAGGTCTCTATCCTTCGCAGGAAGACTGCTTCTTATTAACACTGTCATTGGGGGTATCTCTATCTTCTGATGCTCGACCTTCACGATTCCTAAACAATGCATCAAGGCAATAAATTCTATTTGCGGAGCTTATCTATGGAAGGGTTCAACAGAAGGTCACCACTCCGCTAGAGTTTCTTGGGACACTGTCATTCTACCTAAGTCAGAGGGAGGATTGGGTATAAAGGACTTACACCATTGGAATAAGGCATGCTCGATCAAGCTTATCTGGCTACTGTTCTTCAGATCAGGGTCCATATGGGTCGCTTGGTTCTCAAAGACTATTTTGCAAAGCTGCACTAGCAATTTCTGGATAATTAAGGAAAAACAGAGCCATTCTCATACAGTGAAGAAGCTAATTCGAGTAAGGGACCTTGCTTACCCGTGGATTAAGGTCAAAGTTGGGAATGGAAGAACCACTCGGTTCTGGGTGGATAATTGGTCTCCATTTGGCAACTTGAGAACCTTCCTCAACCTAAGCCAATCATCTACTCTTGGAACTCGAGCAACTGCTACAATAGATGATCTGTGCAGAGAAGGGATTTGGTCTCTCCCATCCCCACGCTCAGAGCAACAGCTATCTCTTCATGCCCACTTGACCACGATCAACctatcagaagaagaagataccaTTTTTTGGATGCCGCAAGGTAAAAAACTATCGACCTTCTCTACTGGTATGATCTATGATCTTCTAAGGGAACACAAACCTCAAGTTCTTTGGCACAAGGCGGTTTGGACCTCTAGAGGAATCCCGAAACAAAATTTCCTCACTTGGTTGGTGCATCTCAATCGTTGTCCGACGAAAGACAGAATCGTTGGCTGGGGATTGCAAACTGATCCTAGGTGCGTCCTGTGTAACATGGTCCTGGAGACAAGAGACCACCTCTTCTTCGACTGTAACTTCTCCTTCTCGACTTGGAGCGCCCTAGCAACAAAGGCAAGAACACCGCAGATTCGCCAGTGGAACCAGGTCGTCAACTACATGCAGTCTATCCAGGCTGCTAAACACATTCGACTGCTACAACTCCTCGCTTGGCAGACGGCGGTCTACTTCATCTGGACAGAACGAAACAGTCGAATTCATAGAGGGAGCTTCAGAAGCGTCGACTCGATCACGTCTGTTGCCTCATCGTTGATAAAGAACAAGATCTCCAGCCTTCGTAACTCCAGCccccaactctcttcctcaatGATCCAAATTTGGCTCTCTGATTGATTGATCAAGCGATTACCTGCCTCCACTCTCTGTTTTACTCCGTCGTTCTGTTTCTTCTCTGTGGTTTACTAAGGTTTCTTGACTGCTGGGCCTTGCCCTCCTTTTGTACTGGGCCTAGGCCTCAGAAACACtaacctattatatatatataaaaagccctttgtcaaaaaaaaatattcaccattatttgttggaatgaaaaactttataaagatGGAAAAAATGTTTAAGTGTTTGATCAagttttgtgaagaagaaaggttTTATAacttagaaaaagatttattattatttgaaagtTTGTTACAAACTTGATTATTTTTTGGTGATACAAAATGAGAAGATagtggaggtatttatagcctccaaagtacaaaatatcttacatatttttatcttaaatgtagaaaattctatttaaaaatctagattattttatcttaattatctagataattctataagaatatctagatttttattttaaggagGTGGATGATTTTCTAGAATTTGAGCTAAGTTTTGAATCAACACATGATTAACCCAATAATGtttgatccaaatcaagtttatttttcaacaccccctcttaaacttgatttggttactCCGAGTAAGCTCCTCATCTTGATGAAGTCTTCTCGCTTGGGTGGCTtagtgaagatatcagctacttGATCATTTGTCTTCACATACTCCAATTGTACATCCATCTTGGTAACACATTCTCTTATGTAGTGATAATGAGTATCGATGTGCTTACTCCGATCGTGGAAGACTGGATTCTTTGCCAATGCTATTGCCGACTTGTTATCCACAAAGATCTTCGTTGGCTCCTCTTGTGGTAGGTTCAGCTTCTTTAGAAAGTTTCGTAGCCAAATAGCATGGCAAACACATGAAGTAGCTGCCACATACTCCGCTTCACAAGTAGAAAGAGTGACAATTGGTTGCTTCTTTGACATCCGTGTGAAAGCGGTTTCTCCAATGAAAAACACGAAGCCACTTGTgcttttccggtcatctacatCTCCACCCTAATCGCTATCGCTATATCCAACAAGCCTGTAATCTTCAGAGATAGAGTAGTACAAGCCAAAGTTGATAGTACCTTTGATATAGCGTAGGATCCTCTTAGCTGCCTTGAAATGAGTTGTTGTTGGATGCTCCATGTATCGACTCACAACTCCAACTGCGTGTAGGATGTCGGGCCTTGTGCACGTTAGATAGCGTAAGCTTCCAACCAAACTCTTAAAGAGTGTTGGATCCacactctctccttcttcttcctttgataacttgactccacattccattggcgtgcaaactggatttgagtcatccatcttgaacttcttaagcacctctttagcatagccttcttgagtaatgaagatttcattttcttcttgttttactTCAATGCCAAGGTAGTATGACATCAATCCAATGTCGGTCATCTCGAACtcctttgtcatctccatcttgAAATCTTCAAACATAATCGGATTGTTGCCAGTGATTATTAGGTAATCAACATATAAGCATGCAATCAATATatcattgttttgagttttgatataaagtgcatgctcatatggacacttgatgaagcctttctccttgaagtacttatcaatccgagtgttccatgctcttggtgcttgctttaatccataaagcGCCTTCTTTAGCCTTaagactttgtcttcttctcctttgacTATGTAGCCTTGTGGTTGCTCAATGTAGACTTCTTCCTCAAGGTCTCTATTTAAGAAGGCTgattttacatccatttgatgtatcCTCCAACTCTTTTGGGCTGCCAATGAAATGATTAGTCTAACAGTTTCTAAGCGAGCAACTGGAGCAAATACCTCATCATAGTCGATCCCGGCTCTTTGACTATAGCCTTTTGCCACCAATCTTGCCTTGTACCTTTCAACTTCTCCTTTAGAGTTCTTCTTTGCCTTGTACACCCACTTCACACCAATTGTCTTGTGTCCATTTGGAAGTGAAGCTAActcccatgtatcattcttttgaaTCAACTTGATTTCCTTATCCATTGCACTTCTCCATGACTTCTTTTCTTGGGCTTCTTCAAAGTTCATAGGCTCGCAATCCACAAATAGACAAAATAGAGTAAGATTATCTTGATTTTCGATTACCTCGTAGATGTCTTGTAGACTTCTAAAACGTGGAGTCCTTTCACTTGAGctttcatctccttgagaacttgttgttaGTGAGGTTGGTGGTGTAGCTAGCTCTTCTCTCGGTTGCGccacattctcttcttcaaaggATGGAAAGAAGTTGTAGTCTTCGTTATTTGATCTCCAAtcccattctccttcttcatcaaagatgacattccgactaatgattgtcttctttgtttcagGATTGTAGAGCTTGTAGCCTTTGGAGTTAGCATCATACCCAATGAAGATGTACTTTTCACTTTTGTCATCTAGTTTGCTCCGCTTCTCGTCTGGAACATGAGCGTGAGCAATGCTTCCAAAGACTTTTAAGTACGACACACCGGGCTTCTTTCCGCTCCAAGCTTCTTGTGGTGTCTTTCCTAAAACACTTTTTTGTTGGAGATCagtttgatatataaaccgcacaagcAACTGCTTCCGCCCAAAACTCCTTTGGTAGCTTCTTACTCTTGAGCATGTTTCTTGTCATCTCAAGTATTGTCCTATTCTTTCTTTCcgctactccattttgttgaggggtTCTTGGCACCGTCAACTTTCTCCGGATGCCATTATCTTCACAATATTTCAGAAACTCTTTGGACATAAATTCTCCTCCTCGATCCGATCTCATGGACTGGATCTTAAGACCACTTTCCTTCTCAACATGggctttgaaatttttgaaattttcaaacattTCTGATTTTTGCTTCAAAAAGTAAACccatgtttttcttgaaaagtcatcGATAGAGAGAAGGAAATAGTTACTCTTACCAAGTGAATTTGGTTTGATCGGACCAAATACATCTGTATGTATGAGTTCTAGTGACTTTCTTGCTCTTGTCTCCGACTCCTTTGGAAAACTCATCTTGAATTGCTTTCCAAGTAAGCAACCTTCACACACACTTGATTTGGATGATTGATACAAGGTAATCCTTTCACCATTTCTTTCTTGGAAAGTAGCTTTAAGCTTCCAAAGTTGAGATGCCCAAATCGAAGATGTCAAAGCCAAGATTCCTCCTTGTAGCACATCTTGAGACATCGTGCAATGTCATTTTGAATGTTTAGGACAAACATTCTATTGCTTTACATTGGCACCT
This Brassica napus cultivar Da-Ae chromosome C6, Da-Ae, whole genome shotgun sequence DNA region includes the following protein-coding sequences:
- the LOC106404199 gene encoding uncharacterized protein LOC106404199, which translates into the protein MIGFNGSVQGYFRSTRGLRQGDPLSPYLFVAAMNCLSLMLDRAAAEGRVGYHHHCREAKLTHLCFADDLLLFCDGSLDSVKTVMDVLQQFAEVSCLKVSIAKSSFFSCGLSEDEANRISQETGLSQGQLPVRYLGVPLVTRKLSMSNCEPLIQQGSTEGHHSARVSWDTVILPKSEGGLGIKDLHHWNKACSIKLIWLLFFRSGSIWVAWFSKTILQSCTSNFWIIKEKQSHSHTVKKLIRVRDLAYPWIKVKVGNGRTTRFWVDNWSPFGNLRTFLNLSQSSTLGTRATATIDDLCREGIWSLPSPRSEQQLSLHAHLTTINLSEEEDTIFWMPQGKKLSTFSTGMIYDLLREHKPQVLWHKAVWTSRGIPKQNFLTWLVHLNRCPTKDRIVGWGLQTDPRCVLCNMVLETRDHLFFDCNFSFSTWSALATKARTPQIRQWNQVVNYMQSIQAAKHIRLLQLLAWQTAVYFIWTERNSRIHRGSFRSVDSITSVASSLIKNKISSLRNSSPQLSSSMIQIWLSD